The genomic window ACCAGATaatcttttgaaaaatatggccacagattaatacaaaaaattaattttaaccaCACATTGAGCGGGTCTTATCCTAGTTCGCAACTAAGCTGTTGCTGAACAATACAGTTAAAAATAAACCTTGTGCTAGCCGTTGACTCACTATCTATATATTCCTCTTAATTGGCTCTGTAATCAACaacattctaaaaaaaaaatctattgcATTTCAAATTAACTTGCTCTGTAATCACTTCtacctcaacaacaacaacatactcaaaattaTTCCATATGGCAGAATCACTCCTCTTCAGTGTTGCCGAGACATTCATAGGCAAACTTACTTCTCGACTTCTTGAAGAAGCTTCCTTGGCACTAGGTGTGTATGACGATTTACGACGGATCAAAGACACTTCATCACTTATCAAAGCTGTGTTGTTGGATGCTGAACAAAAGCAATGGCAGAACAATGAGTTGCGTGAATGGTTGAGACAAATTAAGTGTGTCTTCTATGATGCTGAAGATGTCATTGATGATTTCGAGTGCGAGGCGTTGAGGTTACAAGTTGTCAACACCTCTGGTAGCATTAGAAGGAAGGTACGTCATTACTTCTCAAGTTCTAATCCACTAGCATATCGCCTCAAGATGGCACATCAAATCAAAGATATCAATGCGAGATTAACTAAGGTTGCAGCTGATAGGCATAATTTTGGCCTTCAAAACAATTATAGTGATACTCGTATTGTGCAAAAGCGCGAATTAACTCATTCTCATATAATTGAGTCAGATGTCATAGGAAGAGAGCATGATAAACAAATAATCATAGACCTCTTGTTGCAAGATGGTGATGATAAAAGTCTATCTGTTATTCCTATCGTGGGAATGGGGGGTATGGGAAAGACTACACTTGCAAAATCGGTGTTCAATGATGAACGTTTAGGTGAGGCTTTTCAAAAAAAGATGTGGGTATGTGTCTCTCATGATTTTGAACTTAAGCATTTACTTGTTAAAATCCTCAATTCTGCTAGTGATTCTTCTCCTAGTGAAAACATTCAAAACTTTGCTACAGAGCAATTACAAAATCGCTTAAGAAATACACTTGTCGATCAAAAGTTCTTGCTCGTCCTGGACGACGTATGGAACGAGAATCGGGTCAAATGGGAAGAATTGAAGGATTTAATTCAAGTATGTGCTAAAGGTAGTAAAGTACTAGTGACTACACGTAGCCACGCAATAGCTGATATGATGAGCACTAACACATCTCACATTTTAGAAGGTCTTTCTCAAAAGGATTCCTTGTCTGTATTTGTTAAATGGGCTTTCAAAGAAGGAGAAGATAAAAAACATCCAGAATTGATGGAGGTGGGAAAAGATATTGTGCAAAAATGTGGAGGCCTTCCTTTGGCCATAAGAACATTGGGAAGTTCCCTGTTCTTAAAATTTCACATAGAAGAGTGGAAATCTGTCAAAGATAGTGAGATTTGGAAATTACCACAAAAAGATGATGGTATTTTGCCAGCTATCAAATTGAGTTATGACCAATTACCTTCTTACTTAAAACGATGTTTTGCATGTTTCTCCCTATTTAAAAAGAGCACTGTTTTTAGTCATGTTGAGGTTTCTATATATTGGAAAGCACTTGGTTTTCTTCCAACACCAAAACAAGGTGAAAATTCGAGAGATATTGTAAAGCAACTCGTGCATGAGCTACGGTCAAGGTCTTTTGTTCAAAATTTTCTAGATAGCGGTAGTAATATCTGTTTTGAATTGCACGATTTGGTGCATGATCTTGCATTATATGTTGCAAGAGATGATTTTCAACTCTTGAACTTTCAAGATGAAAATATAAGAGAGAATGTCCGCCATTTGTCAGTTCTTCAAAATGATTTACTTAGCCAAATTTCAATTCCCACTGGGTTGAGAACCATACTTTTTCCAGATGGCGCTAACAGTAAACCTTTCTTGAATAATTGTCTATCAAGGTGCAAATACTTACgacttttgaaaataaaaaattctagaTACAAAAATTTGCCCCGCTCCATTGGTAAGTTGAAACATTTACGATGTCTCGGACTTGTAAGCAATCAGGAATTGGAGAGGCTTCCTGATTCTGTTTGCAAACTACAAAATTTGCAAACATTGGATCTCCGTGATTGTCAAAAACTACAAAAATTGCCCAATGGAATAGGAAATTTGATCAAACTTCAAGAACTATGTATAACCACAAAGCAATTTAACTTCCCAGTAGAGTTAGTCAAATTGTCTTCTCTAGAAATTCTACTATTCAATAATTGTGAtaatttgatgttttcttttgaagGAATACAATTTCCTAAACTTAAACAGTTATGTTTTGCATCTTGTGGGAATCTGAAGTCACTGCCATTTCATATCATTTCAAAtatagagactttgatcatTGTGGATTGTAATATGGTGATATTGTCAATGGGTGATAACAACAACCAAATACCCAAGTTAAAGTTAAAGCTAATTCGTCTTGCGTCTTTGCCTCAAATAGTGACTTTCCCACAATGGCTTCAAGGATGTGCAAACACCCTACATACCTTAATTATTGAAAACTGTGAAAATCTTGAGGAGCTTCCTAATTGGTTGTCAACTTTTATTTCTCTCAAGATCCTTTCTATTGAAAACTGTCCAAAATTGATTTCACTCCCCGAAGATGTGCATCACCTTCCAAACCTTGAAGGTTTGGCAATGAGTGGTTGTCCTGAGTTATATAGAAGATACGAGCCAGAAGTTGGACAAGATTGGTGCAAGATATCACATATCAAAGAAGTTGAATTACAAGAAACTGAAGATTAAAAGGAGTTCCTAGATATGTACAATCAAAATTTGAATGTATTAAGtttctcttgtttgattttcttatttgtatttttttttttttttggtacaattcttatttgtattttattattatttgaataaaaatgtcTATATGTATTGTATAACATTTCCGTTCTTCCTCTTCCTAGCATATATCACATAGATCATTCATGGTCATATGCCTTTTATGGTGGTTTATTTATTCTATGGAATGTTTATTGCATTGTCATATATACAATTAACAgatataaaaacttatttttgttatgtttttcaAGATGTTCTGTTTGATTCATCTTCACAATTTTAAGTGGTAGGAAAATTGACCAGAAATCAATTGCTAATAATACATGAATTGTAACTCATGTCTTATTCCCCattttattatcatcatcataatca from Trifolium pratense cultivar HEN17-A07 linkage group LG1, ARS_RC_1.1, whole genome shotgun sequence includes these protein-coding regions:
- the LOC123909800 gene encoding disease resistance protein RGA2-like; this encodes MAESLLFSVAETFIGKLTSRLLEEASLALGVYDDLRRIKDTSSLIKAVLLDAEQKQWQNNELREWLRQIKCVFYDAEDVIDDFECEALRLQVVNTSGSIRRKVRHYFSSSNPLAYRLKMAHQIKDINARLTKVAADRHNFGLQNNYSDTRIVQKRELTHSHIIESDVIGREHDKQIIIDLLLQDGDDKSLSVIPIVGMGGMGKTTLAKSVFNDERLGEAFQKKMWVCVSHDFELKHLLVKILNSASDSSPSENIQNFATEQLQNRLRNTLVDQKFLLVLDDVWNENRVKWEELKDLIQVCAKGSKVLVTTRSHAIADMMSTNTSHILEGLSQKDSLSVFVKWAFKEGEDKKHPELMEVGKDIVQKCGGLPLAIRTLGSSLFLKFHIEEWKSVKDSEIWKLPQKDDGILPAIKLSYDQLPSYLKRCFACFSLFKKSTVFSHVEVSIYWKALGFLPTPKQGENSRDIVKQLVHELRSRSFVQNFLDSGSNICFELHDLVHDLALYVARDDFQLLNFQDENIRENVRHLSVLQNDLLSQISIPTGLRTILFPDGANSKPFLNNCLSRCKYLRLLKIKNSRYKNLPRSIGKLKHLRCLGLVSNQELERLPDSVCKLQNLQTLDLRDCQKLQKLPNGIGNLIKLQELCITTKQFNFPVELVKLSSLEILLFNNCDNLMFSFEGIQFPKLKQLCFASCGNLKSLPFHIISNIETLIIVDCNMVILSMGDNNNQIPKLKLKLIRLASLPQIVTFPQWLQGCANTLHTLIIENCENLEELPNWLSTFISLKILSIENCPKLISLPEDVHHLPNLEGLAMSGCPELYRRYEPEVGQDWCKISHIKEVELQETED